In Zea mays cultivar B73 chromosome 7, Zm-B73-REFERENCE-NAM-5.0, whole genome shotgun sequence, the following proteins share a genomic window:
- the LOC100193209 gene encoding Enhanced ethylene response protein 5-like: MAAYLSMGEAQRRIGDYLSRVTNAISCSDAAALASLLSVSSAPASTPLSDALAAIPDFPRLAGDRYPDLADLLVPLLRAIHFHSIQRFADAYSSFEKASNAFLQEFRNWETPWAMEAMHTVALEIRLIAEKADRELATNGKNPDKLQAAGSFLMKVFGTLAVKGPKRIGALYVTCQLFKIYFRLGTVNLCRSVIRSIETARNFDFEDFPVKDKVTYMYYTGRLEVFNENFLVADQKLTYALMHCNPQSESNLRRILKFLIPVKLSIGVLPKRTLLERYSLLEYADVVTALKRGDLRLLRQALDRHEDQFLKSGVYLVLEKLELQVYQRLVKKIHIIQRQKEPAKAHQIKLDVVVKALKWLEIDMDVDEVECIMACLIYKNLIKGYFAHKSKVLVLSKQDPFPKLNGKPV; this comes from the exons ATGGCGGCGTACTTGAGCATGGGTGAAGCGCAACGCCGCATCGGCGACTACCTCTCTCGGGTGACCAACGCCATCTCCTGCTCCGACGCCGCCGCGCTCGCCTCCCTTCTTTCCGTCTCCTCCGCGCCGGCCTCCACCCCGCTCTCCGACGCGCTCGCCGCCATCCCGGACTTCCCGCGCCTCGCTGGAGATCGCTACCCCGACCTTGCCGACCTCCTCGTTCCGTTGCTCCGAGCCATCCACTTCCACTCCATCCAGCGCTTCGCCGACGCCTACTCCTCGTTCGAGAAGGCCTCCAA CGCGTTCCTGCAGGAGTTTAGGAACTGGGAGACGCCGTGGGCGATGGAGGCGATGCACACTGTGGCGCTCGAGATCAGGCTAATCGCCGAGAAG GCAGATAGGGAGCTTGCGACGAATGGAAAGAACCCTGACAAGCTTCAGGCGGCTGGGTCTTTTCTGATGAAGGTTTTTGGTACACTAGCG GTGAAAGGGCCTAAGCGTATTGGGGCACTCTATGTTACCTGCCAGCTATTCAAAATTTACTTCAGG CTTGGAACAGTAAACCTTTGCCGTAGTGTCATAAGAAGTATCGAAACTGCAAGGAATTTTGATTTTGAAGACTTTCCAGTGAAAGACAAG GTCACTTATATGTACTACACTGGGCGGTTGGAGGTGTTTAACGAGAACTTTCTTGTT GCAGATCAGAAGCTAACTTATGCTTTGATGCATTGCAATCCTCAAAGCGAGTCAAATTTGAG GAGAATTTTGAAGTTCCTTATCCCTGTAAAGCTTTCAATAGGTGTACTGCCAAAAAGGACTCTTTTGGAGCGGTATAGTTTGCTTGAG TATGCAGATGTTGTCACTGCACTTAAGAGAGGAGATCTCAGGCTTCTCAGGCAAGCTCTAGACAGGCACGAAGACCA ATTTTTGAAATCTGGCGTCTACCTTGTACTGGAGAAACTTGAACTTCAAGTCTATCAGAGATTAGTTAAGAAAAT CCACATCATTCAGAGACAGAAGGAACCAGCTAAGGCACATCAGATTAAGCTAGATGTTGTCGTAAAAGCTCTGAAATGGCTTGAAATCGACATGGATGTGGATGAG GTGGAGTGCATCATGGCATGCCTTATATACAAGAACCTTATAAAAGGGTACTTTGCTCACAAGAGTAAGGTCCTTGTCCTCAGCAAACAAGACCCCTTCCCCAAGTTGAACGGGAAGCCTGTTTAA